One Sanguibacter sp. HDW7 DNA window includes the following coding sequences:
- a CDS encoding ScyD/ScyE family protein, whose translation MARRSRRALAIAAASALALGAGTLSAAAGGRGHGHGTHDPSPPATVATGLVAALTFDVTGKGVVVGQPSGAIDLIRRDGMTRQLVAPGGVQAEAVSVHGSTILWATTPRDATTFEPSASTLWRTDRKGRTTKVADVLAFEKKHNPDAKNTYGFIGLDAGCAASLPPELQKHGGIIDVHPYQSVTHAGRLFVADAGANAIFSVDHRGKIRTVAVLPPVKVKVTAEMAAGLGMPDCVVGAKFALDPVPTDVEVGPRGMLYVSTLPGGPEDGSLGALGGVWKVDPRTGKVSQVASGFLGATNLAVARGGDVYVTEMFGGKVTKLPRWGKRTTVLETAMPVAAEMRGQSLYVLSDPFATGLLQRLRVR comes from the coding sequence ATGGCACGCAGGAGCAGAAGAGCACTGGCGATCGCCGCAGCCTCGGCGCTCGCCCTCGGCGCGGGAACGCTGTCGGCCGCCGCGGGCGGCCGCGGTCACGGTCACGGCACGCACGACCCGTCGCCGCCGGCGACGGTGGCGACGGGGCTCGTCGCCGCGCTGACGTTCGACGTCACGGGCAAGGGCGTCGTCGTCGGGCAGCCGAGCGGCGCGATCGACCTTATCCGTCGCGACGGGATGACGAGGCAGCTCGTCGCACCGGGCGGGGTCCAGGCCGAGGCGGTCTCCGTCCACGGCAGCACGATCTTGTGGGCGACGACACCCCGGGACGCGACGACGTTCGAGCCGTCCGCCTCGACGTTGTGGCGCACGGACCGCAAGGGCCGCACGACGAAGGTGGCCGACGTCCTCGCGTTCGAGAAGAAGCACAACCCTGACGCGAAGAACACGTACGGCTTCATCGGGCTCGACGCGGGCTGCGCCGCCAGCCTCCCGCCCGAGCTCCAGAAGCACGGCGGGATCATCGACGTTCACCCGTACCAGTCGGTCACGCACGCGGGCAGGCTCTTCGTCGCCGACGCGGGCGCGAACGCGATCTTCTCGGTCGATCACCGTGGCAAGATCCGCACGGTCGCGGTGCTCCCGCCCGTGAAGGTCAAGGTGACCGCAGAGATGGCCGCAGGTCTCGGCATGCCGGACTGCGTCGTCGGCGCGAAGTTCGCGCTCGACCCGGTGCCGACGGACGTCGAGGTCGGCCCGCGCGGCATGCTCTACGTCTCGACGCTCCCGGGCGGCCCGGAGGACGGTTCGCTCGGCGCGCTCGGCGGCGTGTGGAAGGTCGACCCCCGCACGGGGAAGGTCTCGCAGGTCGCGTCCGGCTTCCTCGGCGCGACGAACCTCGCCGTCGCCCGCGGCGGCGATGTCTACGTCACCGAGATGTTCGGCGGCAAGGTGACGAAGCTCCCCAGGTGGGGCAAGCGCACGACCGTGCTCGAGACCGCGATGCCTGTCGCGGCAGAGATGCGTGGGCAGTCGCTCTACGTGCTCTCCGACCCGTTCGCGACAGGACTCCTGCAGCGGCTGCGAGTGAGGTGA
- a CDS encoding FMN reductase, with product MTRRLVAVSGGLSQPSSTRLLADRLVTAAADELVARGQQVETETVELRDLAHDITDMMLTGFPSPRLGDVLERVRTADGLVLVSPIFSGSYSGLFKSFFDVVDPKALTDVPVLLGATAGTPRHSLALEHALRPLFSYLHADVVGTAVFAATDDWGATGSAYDTAGKLQARIDKAGRELGAKVAAYAGAQDDDIFADVVPFAEQLGR from the coding sequence ATGACCCGCCGACTCGTCGCCGTGAGCGGCGGCCTCTCCCAGCCCTCGTCCACCCGGCTGCTCGCCGACCGGCTCGTCACCGCGGCCGCCGACGAGCTCGTCGCCCGCGGCCAGCAGGTCGAGACCGAGACGGTCGAGCTGCGCGACCTGGCGCACGACATCACCGACATGATGCTCACGGGCTTCCCGTCGCCGCGCCTCGGGGACGTCCTCGAGCGCGTCCGCACGGCCGACGGCCTCGTGCTCGTCTCGCCGATCTTCTCCGGGTCGTACTCGGGGCTCTTCAAGTCGTTCTTCGACGTCGTCGACCCCAAGGCGCTCACCGACGTGCCCGTGCTCCTCGGTGCGACCGCAGGCACGCCGCGGCACTCGCTCGCCCTCGAGCACGCGCTGCGTCCGCTGTTCTCCTACCTGCACGCCGACGTCGTCGGCACCGCCGTCTTCGCGGCGACCGACGACTGGGGCGCGACCGGCTCGGCGTACGACACCGCCGGCAAGCTCCAGGCCCGGATCGACAAGGCGGGGCGCGAGCTCGGCGCCAAGGTCGCGGCGTACGCGGGGGCCCAGGACGACGACATCTTCGCCGACGTCGTCCCCTTCGCCGAGCAGCTCGGACGCTGA
- a CDS encoding metal ABC transporter solute-binding protein, Zn/Mn family yields the protein MPTPRPPRHGRLAALTSLVLVLALLGGCGTSADPVADDPRPLALATFTVVADIARNVAGDDLRVASITKVGAEIHGYDPTPGDLRRAAGADIILDNGLGLEAWFARFVDGLDVPRVTLSEGLATIPVARGEAEGRPNPHAWMSPSAGAAYARRAAEAFAALDPAHADGYRGRAEAYATRLQTLRDELVTRLETVPEASRALVTCEGAFSYLTADVGLEERYLWAVNAEQQATPQQVADVETFVRERSVPAVFCESTVNPSAMQRLAEATGARYVGPLYVDSLSAPDGPVPTYLDLLRHDVELIVSGLTGGAA from the coding sequence ATGCCCACCCCTCGTCCGCCGCGGCACGGCCGCCTCGCGGCACTGACCTCGCTCGTCCTTGTCCTGGCGCTGCTCGGCGGGTGCGGGACGAGCGCGGATCCGGTGGCGGACGATCCACGGCCGCTGGCCCTCGCGACGTTCACGGTCGTCGCCGACATCGCACGCAACGTCGCGGGCGACGACCTGCGCGTCGCGTCCATCACCAAGGTCGGCGCTGAGATCCACGGTTACGACCCGACGCCGGGGGACCTGCGTCGGGCTGCTGGCGCGGACATCATCCTCGACAACGGCCTGGGGCTCGAGGCCTGGTTCGCGCGCTTCGTCGACGGCCTCGACGTGCCGCGCGTCACCCTGTCCGAGGGACTTGCGACGATCCCCGTCGCGCGCGGAGAGGCCGAGGGCCGACCCAACCCTCACGCGTGGATGAGCCCGTCGGCGGGCGCCGCGTACGCGCGCCGCGCGGCGGAGGCCTTCGCCGCGCTCGACCCGGCGCACGCCGACGGCTACCGGGGGCGCGCCGAGGCGTACGCGACCCGCCTCCAGACCCTCCGGGACGAGCTCGTCACCCGGCTCGAGACCGTCCCGGAAGCATCGCGCGCGCTCGTCACGTGCGAGGGCGCGTTCTCCTACCTCACGGCGGACGTGGGCCTCGAGGAGCGGTACCTGTGGGCCGTCAACGCCGAGCAGCAGGCGACGCCGCAGCAGGTCGCGGACGTCGAGACGTTCGTCCGCGAGCGCAGCGTCCCCGCGGTGTTCTGCGAGTCCACTGTCAACCCCTCGGCCATGCAGCGGCTCGCGGAGGCGACCGGCGCGCGATACGTCGGTCCGCTCTACGTGGACTCGCTCTCCGCGCCGGACGGCCCGGTCCCGACCTATCTCGACCTGCTCCGGCACGATGTCGAGCTCATTGTCTCGGGGCTCACGGGAGGTGCGGCGTGA
- a CDS encoding MarR family winged helix-turn-helix transcriptional regulator, whose product MTTTTRRRATSTAEAWEALFRAQVAVVRRLEADDVWDEVSMKEYDVLFTLSRCSADGLRLKELNREVLLSQPSLSRLVDRLVARGLVERHAVIDDLRGTRVVLTEEGRATQKRVGRRHVASIDRAITGSLDTSELAELERLCGVLRAHVDPAPASTPATSTSQEDLS is encoded by the coding sequence ATGACGACGACGACGCGACGGCGGGCGACGTCGACGGCCGAGGCGTGGGAGGCACTCTTCCGCGCCCAGGTCGCCGTCGTCCGCCGCCTCGAGGCCGACGACGTCTGGGACGAGGTGAGCATGAAGGAGTACGACGTGCTCTTCACGCTCTCGCGCTGCAGCGCCGACGGCCTCCGGCTCAAGGAGCTCAACCGTGAGGTGCTCCTCTCGCAGCCGTCCTTGTCGCGCCTCGTCGACCGGCTCGTCGCCCGCGGTCTCGTCGAGCGGCACGCCGTCATCGACGACCTCCGCGGCACGCGCGTCGTGCTCACCGAGGAAGGACGCGCGACCCAGAAGCGCGTCGGACGTCGCCACGTCGCCTCGATCGACCGCGCGATCACAGGTTCGCTCGACACCTCCGAGCTCGCCGAGCTCGAGCGTCTCTGCGGCGTCCTGCGCGCGCACGTCGACCCCGCCCCCGCCAGCACCCCCGCCACCAGCACCTCGCAGGAGGACCTCTCATGA
- a CDS encoding DUF805 domain-containing protein yields MDTFNTEPTEAHMDDRPVAVNALIFVVVMAIFVLGFWAMGEAIAQHSALLFSGGLLGSCLAVGLALGVRRD; encoded by the coding sequence ATGGACACGTTCAACACCGAGCCCACCGAGGCGCACATGGACGACCGTCCGGTCGCCGTGAACGCCCTCATCTTCGTCGTCGTCATGGCGATCTTCGTGCTGGGCTTCTGGGCCATGGGCGAGGCCATCGCTCAGCACAGCGCGCTGCTCTTCTCGGGCGGGCTGCTCGGCTCGTGCCTCGCCGTGGGCCTCGCGCTCGGCGTCCGCAGGGACTGA
- a CDS encoding LLM class flavin-dependent oxidoreductase — translation MQFGIFTVGDVTTDPTTGRTPTEHERIKATVAIAKKAEEVGLDVFATGEHHNPPFAAPANPTVLLAHVAAQTERILLSTSTTLITTNDPVRLAEDYALLQHLSDGRMDLMMGRGNTGPVYPWFGKDIRQGVELAVENYALLRELWTNDVVDWKGRFRTPLQGFTSVPRPLDGVAPFVWHGSIRTPEIAEQAAYYGDGFFHNNIFWPMSHTKQMVALYRRRFEHYGHGKAHQAIVGLGGQVFMRKSSQDAKREFRPYFDNAPVYGHGPSMEDFSEQTPLTIGSPQEVIDRYAAMRDHVGDYQRQLFLIDHAGLPLKTVLEQLDLLGEEVVPVLRKELAAGRPADVPDAPTHASRVAAAGGGHDSTVYADADDVTGASPTTDAR, via the coding sequence ATGCAGTTCGGGATCTTCACCGTCGGCGACGTGACGACCGACCCCACGACCGGCCGCACCCCCACCGAGCACGAGCGCATCAAGGCGACGGTCGCGATCGCCAAGAAGGCAGAAGAGGTCGGCCTCGACGTCTTCGCAACCGGCGAGCACCACAACCCGCCGTTCGCCGCGCCCGCCAACCCCACCGTCCTCCTCGCCCACGTCGCGGCGCAGACCGAGCGCATCCTCCTGTCGACGTCGACGACCCTCATCACGACGAACGACCCCGTCCGCCTCGCCGAGGACTACGCGCTCCTCCAGCACCTCTCCGACGGCCGTATGGACCTCATGATGGGCCGCGGGAACACGGGCCCCGTCTACCCCTGGTTCGGCAAGGACATCCGCCAGGGCGTCGAGCTCGCCGTCGAGAACTACGCGCTGCTCCGCGAGCTGTGGACCAACGACGTCGTCGACTGGAAGGGACGCTTCCGCACCCCGCTCCAGGGCTTCACGTCCGTCCCCCGCCCGCTCGACGGTGTCGCGCCGTTCGTCTGGCACGGCTCGATCCGCACTCCCGAGATCGCCGAGCAGGCCGCCTACTACGGCGACGGCTTCTTCCACAACAACATCTTCTGGCCCATGAGCCACACCAAGCAGATGGTCGCGCTCTACCGCCGCCGCTTCGAGCACTACGGCCACGGCAAGGCGCACCAGGCGATCGTCGGCCTCGGCGGCCAGGTCTTCATGCGCAAGAGCTCCCAGGACGCCAAGCGTGAGTTCCGGCCCTACTTCGACAACGCCCCCGTCTACGGCCACGGCCCCTCGATGGAGGACTTCTCGGAGCAGACGCCACTGACGATCGGCTCGCCGCAGGAGGTCATCGACCGCTACGCCGCGATGCGCGACCACGTCGGCGACTACCAGCGCCAGCTCTTCCTCATCGACCACGCAGGACTCCCGCTCAAGACCGTCCTCGAGCAGCTCGACCTGCTCGGCGAAGAGGTCGTGCCCGTCCTCCGCAAGGAGCTCGCCGCCGGCCGTCCGGCCGACGTGCCGGACGCCCCGACGCACGCGAGCCGTGTCGCCGCCGCCGGCGGCGGCCACGACTCGACCGTCTACGCGGACGCCGACGACGTCACGGGCGCCTCGCCGACCACGGACGCACGATGA
- a CDS encoding metal ABC transporter ATP-binding protein codes for MTREPALDVLGLTVLRGEVRALTDVSLTVVPGRVTALVGPNGSGKSTLFAAVTGGVDVSSGSVTVGGTDAAAARRRRAIAFVGQDDTVDRAFPLTVADVVAQGRPAPRGLLGRRSAADRTAIAAALERVGLAGLARRPIGALSGGQRRRVLVARALVQEADLLLLDEPLAGVDVASAELLVDVVRARAAEGAGVLVSTHDLAGVAGLADDVVLLAGRVVVAGPVATTLTPDALAEAFGLRPPQEQP; via the coding sequence GTGACGCGGGAACCTGCGCTCGATGTTCTGGGCCTCACCGTCCTGCGCGGCGAGGTCCGGGCGCTCACGGACGTGTCGCTCACGGTCGTCCCGGGCCGCGTGACGGCGCTCGTCGGTCCCAACGGCTCGGGCAAGTCGACGCTCTTCGCGGCGGTGACGGGCGGGGTCGACGTGTCGTCGGGCTCGGTGACGGTCGGGGGCACGGACGCGGCTGCGGCCCGACGGCGTCGGGCGATCGCGTTCGTCGGCCAGGACGACACGGTCGACCGAGCGTTCCCGCTTACTGTCGCCGACGTCGTCGCCCAGGGTCGGCCCGCGCCGCGTGGACTGCTCGGCCGCCGGTCCGCCGCGGACCGAACCGCGATCGCGGCCGCGCTCGAGCGTGTCGGGCTGGCGGGGCTCGCGCGCCGGCCGATCGGTGCGCTCTCGGGCGGGCAGCGCCGCCGCGTGCTCGTGGCCCGGGCGCTCGTCCAGGAGGCGGACCTGCTGCTGCTCGACGAGCCGCTCGCAGGCGTGGACGTCGCGTCGGCCGAGCTGCTCGTGGACGTCGTCCGTGCACGGGCGGCCGAGGGTGCTGGCGTGCTCGTCTCGACGCACGACCTCGCTGGCGTCGCGGGCCTCGCGGACGACGTCGTGCTCCTCGCGGGGCGCGTCGTCGTGGCCGGGCCCGTCGCGACGACGCTCACGCCAGACGCTCTCGCCGAGGCGTTCGGGCTCCGGCCGCCCCAGGAGCAGCCATGA
- a CDS encoding metal ABC transporter permease, protein MTILDLVADPLSHEFMLRALVVITTSSAVCALLSCWLVLVGWSLMGDAVSHAVLPGVVLAYVLGLPFAVGAVVFALGAVVLVAAVRTTGRTKEDAAIGIVFTTLFALGLVLVSVTPSQTDLMHVVFGNVLGVSRGELVQVAVLAGVVAVVALVRRHDLTAFAFDPVQLRVLGRSPGRVGALLLVLLALTSVTAIQSVGVVLVVAMLVIPGATAHLLCDRLSSMLAVAPLVAVVCGVVGVYVSYYADLATGATVVLAQGAAYLLAALLAPHRGVFARVRSRVRVPA, encoded by the coding sequence ATGACGATCCTCGACCTCGTCGCCGACCCGCTGTCGCACGAGTTCATGCTCCGCGCGCTCGTCGTCATCACGACCTCGAGCGCCGTGTGCGCCCTGCTGTCCTGCTGGCTGGTCCTCGTGGGCTGGTCGCTCATGGGCGACGCCGTCTCGCACGCGGTGCTGCCGGGCGTCGTGCTCGCGTACGTCCTCGGGCTGCCGTTCGCCGTGGGTGCCGTCGTCTTCGCGCTCGGGGCTGTCGTGCTCGTCGCGGCCGTGCGGACGACGGGCCGTACGAAGGAGGACGCGGCGATCGGCATCGTCTTCACGACGCTCTTCGCCCTCGGCCTCGTGCTCGTCTCGGTGACGCCGAGCCAGACCGACCTCATGCACGTCGTCTTCGGCAACGTCCTCGGAGTCTCCCGCGGCGAGCTCGTCCAGGTCGCGGTGCTTGCGGGGGTCGTCGCCGTCGTCGCGCTCGTACGTCGACACGATCTCACGGCCTTCGCGTTCGACCCGGTCCAGCTCCGGGTGCTCGGCCGGTCGCCCGGGCGCGTCGGGGCGCTCCTGCTCGTGCTGCTCGCGCTCACGTCGGTCACCGCGATCCAGTCGGTCGGCGTCGTGCTCGTCGTCGCGATGCTCGTCATCCCGGGGGCGACAGCACATCTCCTGTGCGACCGGCTCTCGTCGATGCTCGCCGTCGCACCCCTCGTCGCGGTCGTGTGCGGCGTCGTCGGCGTGTACGTGTCGTACTACGCGGACCTCGCGACGGGTGCGACCGTCGTGCTCGCCCAAGGCGCGGCGTACCTTCTCGCGGCGCTCCTCGCGCCGCACCGTGGCGTGTTCGCGCGTGTGCGTTCACGCGTTCGCGTCCCGGCGTGA